The Topomyia yanbarensis strain Yona2022 chromosome 3, ASM3024719v1, whole genome shotgun sequence nucleotide sequence atcagaattctagcagcaaaaagaaatggtagaaatgcttaaattgattattttccacagatatggaaaataataaatgggatgcgcctttttcaaattttgctccattcgagccgccatgacatcaccaaatcaccccaaaatttgcttatgaattcaatatatgggagttgtcaattgtccccgggcgtacggtaaagatgactaaatagaaacaaaaaaaaacaatgaaacgacaacaacaattaatttcctcaaacaaaacaaaaactgttttaccgttgcttaatttcccaaatatagaacaataaataattattatgggtcattgaaatacagtcgttactctgtgTTGTAGCCCTGTGCGCGGGCAGGTCAGGAGTCTTGTTGATCAAATAAAAGACACTCGCGTACAGACTACATAAAATACTTTTAATAACGAAAGGTTAAAATAAAGAGCATGTGCTCAACGGACTGACTGATGACTGACTGGTTGATAAGTGGTTTCCGCTTATGGCGGCATCTCGGAGTGACAGCAAGACTGTCACTAGAGAGCCTAGCGCAGAGAGTGGCGGATGGCAGGGCAGAGTTGCCATCCCTCCAGTTTAGTTGTCTCCAACATCTCCCCTCTTAATAAAGGTGGAACGGGTCAAACCACTGCGGCGCTCTTCGAACTCTCGAAGATCGGCGTGGTAGTGCTGCCACCGGATCTGCTTCAACTGCTGACTCAAATTCGGAAGATGTTGCATGTGATGACGAAGACAGTGGAGAAAGTGATGGACTAACCACCGATTCAGGCGGCTGATCACAACGAGGTGTCGACGATGCACATTGTGAGGTGGTTGGCTGCAGCGTCGATGATGACTGTGATGTTGTATCAGTTGGTAAGTTCGGCAGCTTCCACACGTCCAACAGAATATCCAAAGGTAACTGAGCATATCTGGTTTGCTGTCCTACTGTGTTGGTGGTTGATCCGGTTACAGTTCGACTACGGAGTTGATTAATATGCGAACGTAGCATTCGGCGGTCCTCCACCCAGATGTTGTACATCACGTCACCAATTCTTTCGACGATCACACCTGGAGACCATTTCCAACTGTTTCTTGCATATACTTTGGCAAATACTGGATCATTCCGACTGAAAAATCTCAACTGGCTGTGCTGCTTCTCGATTGGCTTCGGTTCAGTCGCAGGGGGCGGCCGAAGTAGTTCGAGACAGGTTCGGATCTTGCGACCAAACAAAAGTTCAGATGGAGATTTGCCTTCAGGAGCCGAACGGTTAGGTGTGCTTCTATAAGCGAGCAAGAAGGTATCCAACGCATCAGTAATTGATCCTCTACCCTCTCGGATTTTCTTGACGGCCCTTTTGAAAGTGTCTACAAAACGCTCAGCTTGGCCGTTGGATTGTGGATGAAAGGGGGGTGTCGTGATGTGCTCGATACCGTTGATTACGCAAAACTCAGCAAATTCCACGCTCGTAAATTGGGTACCGTTGTCGGACACTAGAGTCACTGGCATACCAAGTCGAGCAAAAAGGCCACACAGGATGCTGATTGTAGCTGTAGAGGTGATTCTTCTGGTTTGCACAATCTCTGGCCACTTGGAGTACGAATCCACTGCAATGAGGTAATATTCGCCTTCGATGGGACCGGCAAAATCTACGTGAACACGCTGCCATGGGCCGGATGTTTTCGGCCACGGTACAGGAGCAGCGCAAGGAGGGGACCTGGAAACGGATGCGCAATGCTGACACGCCTTTACATAACCAATTATATCATCATCTATGGAGGGCCAGTAGACGTAGCTTCTGGCGATTGCTTTCATCCGCTGCATGCCCGGATGTCCACGATGAAGCTGGTCCAAGCATCGTTTTCGATACTGCGATGGAATGACGAGTCGTTCAGCAAACAGAATACACCCATCAACCACAGTAAGTGACTCCTGCCTGGAGTGAAACCGCTTAAGCTCCGGATCGACGGTTTTTGATGAAGGCCAACCGTCTTGTATGTACCGGAAGACTTTGCGAAGCAGTGGATCAGCTTGGGTACTCTGTGCTACGACTCTGAAACTGAGAGGTAACATATTAACGGTATCTGCGGCTACTGACCTTACATCTTCTTCGAGGATAATGCTCGCAATGACGTAATCCTCCTCTGGCTTAACGTGTTGGTTGATTAGACGAGACAACACGTCAGCGTTGCCAAATTTGTCGGTTGGCACGTATTCAATGTCAAAATCGTACAATAGCAGATTGAGGGCGAAACGTTGTAACCGGTTTGCCGTATACATCGGTATACCCTTCTTAGAACCAAAAATTCGAAGCAGAGGAGCGTGGTCGGTTTGTAGGCGGAATTTCCTACCGAAAACCATTTTGTGGAACTTGGTGACTGCAAAGATGATTGCTAAACCTTCGCGATCGGGCTGGCTGTAGTTTTGTTCCGCTTTCGTGAGCGCTCTGGAAGCATGCTGAACAACCTTGATGGACCCATCGGGGAATTTGTGACTGATGGTTGCTCCGAGGCCAACGGATGATGCGTCAGCCGATACTATAATCTCCTGCTTCGGATCGTAGTGTGTCAGCAGAAGTCCCGAGGAGAGAATCTGCTTGAATCGCTCGAACGCTTGCTGGCACTCCGAATTCCAGACGAACTTTGTCTCCGACTTCAGCAAGTTGTCGATCGGATAGCGCAACTGTCGCATGTTGGGCACAAACTTGCCGTAATAATTGATCGCCCCAAGGAAAGAGCGAACACCTGAAATGTCAGTGGGAGGAGGTAGCTTGGTTATTGCCTCAACTTTTACTGGATCAGGTTGCAATCCACGTCGGTCGAATAGATGGCCCAAATAGCGTATCTGTTGCTTACTGAAGCTGCACTTTTCGGCTCTGATGGTAAAACCAAAATCCTGAATCCGCTGAAGAACTGCTTCCAAATTACGGTCGTGCTCCTCTTGTGTTTCACCGCCAACGATGACGTCATCGAGATAACCAGAAGTGCCCTTAAGGCCGGCTAGCATGGTATCGATGAGCTGCTGAAAGACACCAGGTGCTACCTTTACACCAGGTGGAAGGCGGTTGTAGTGGTAAAGACCACGGTGTGTGTTAATTGTCAGCAAATGACGGTACTGTTCGTCGATTTCCACCTGTAGAAAAGCGTCCGAAAGATCAATCTGGCTGAATATTTTGCAGTTAGCCAGCTTGGCAAAGATGTCTTCCGGGAGTGGCAGTGGATACAGATGAGGCTGCAAAGCGGAGTTTAGACCTGTTGAATAGTCTCCGCAAATTCGGATGTTGCCATTTGCTTTGCGCACTACGACGATCGGCGCTGCCCATTCCGAATAGTCGACCAGTGTGATGATATTGAGTTTTTCTAACCTGTCCAATTCCTGGTCGACTGCGCTGTACATTGCATACGCCACCGGACGCTTGGCACAAAAAACAGGCTTGCACTGTTCTTTTACCTCAAATTTAACTTTGGTCCGGTTGCACAACCCGAGCTTTTCGCTGAACACTTTTGGGTAAGTAGCTTTGAGAGTTCCACTGGTGGACGGGGTACTAGTAACTTGGCAGCAAAAAGTATCCATTGGTATGGACCACAAATGAAAACTATCGACTAAATCAGATCCAAGCAGGTGTAGTGGTTTCTCGGTGACACGAATTATCTGCGTGCGTGTGTTTTCGCCGATAGTGATGTCACAGTTAAATTCACCATCAAGTGGCAAAATGTTTCCAGATGCTGCCTTGGCTTTTACTGTTGCTGGTGACAACCTTGGGCTGCCAATTTTCTTCCAGATCTGCTGGCTGATGACGGTAATATCGGAAGCCGTATCCAACTGAAGACGAACCTGTGTTCCATCAAGGGTAACGGAAACGAATCTCCTTCGCTTCTGCACGTTGCACACATTAACGACGACCATTTTGCTTGCCACCGAATGATTACCCTTTCTCGATGAACGTTGTGACTTTTTTGAACTGTTGCAGTAGCCTTCACGATGTCCAAACTGCTTACATTCAGAGCATTTGTGGTTTTTGAAGGTACAGTCCCGTACGTAGTGAAATGCACCGCAAAACCAACACGGTGTATCAGGTTTTTTCCTCGTGTCGTTTGCAGCAGGCTTCGAAGATGGCTGATCCCGTTTGTTGAACCGTTTATCAGAAGATCGCTGCTTAATGACATTCACTTGACCGAAACATGTGGCTGACTCGATCATAGCATTGTCATGTTTGAGGTTAAGAAGACGCTGGCATTCTTCCGCTAGCTGCTCCAAAGTGACGCCATTGTTTTCCTCAATCCTGGAAAGCAGCCGTGTACGGGTTTCTGCATCGCTTTCTGCTTTCAATCCGCAAACGTATGTCAAGCATTTAAACTGCTCTTCCGATAGCTTTCCCAGCTCAAACTCAACGCAGGCTTTATTAACACGGCAAGCGAAAGCAATATGGTCTTCAGTCGGGTGCTTGGCGATTTGCAACGTTCTATACCGCCTGCTTATTACCGACTCTTTCGACCCAAATAAATTTTTCAGCTTCGCTACTGATTGGGCAAAGGTGTGTTCTTTCGGAAGTTTCGGTAGAATAAAGGAAACATACCTTTCATGTTCAACTGCGCCCAGCTTTCGCAGCAGTAACCTGACTTTCGCTTCGTCGTCCAAACGAGCGGCATCTTTCTCGAACAAATCTTCATACCTGCTGTACCAAGCCGCAAACGTGACGCTATTGTCAGCGTCGTAGCGAAATTCCTTCACGTTGCCTGCCAAAGAGTCAAGAATTTGCTCTGGGTTGGGTGGTACTTGTACGTGGATAGATGAAACTGCACTCCGGAAAAATGCTTGCTGCTGCTCGTCGTTTTGCTGCTGCCGCTGGAGAAACTGTGCCATTAGCTGCTGGTGCTGAAGCTGCTGTTGCTGCATCAGGTGCATGAACTGCACGATTAGCGGATCTGCTGCTGGTGGGACCTGCTCCCGGTCATTATCATGTGGAATTTGACCATTCTCCATGCTTCTTCTccgttttttacgcgggggtgACGGAATTTTGAGGTTACTTTTCGTGAATCGAAATTTCACCAAATATCCGCCAATATACTCGTCGCCACTGTTGTAGCCCTGTGCGCGGGCAGGTCAGGAGTCTTGTTGATCAAATAAAAGACACTCGCGTACAGACTACATAAAATACTTTTAATAACGAAAGGTTAAAATAAAGAGCATGTGCTCAACGGACTGACTGATGACTGACTGGTTGATAAGTGGTTTCCGCTTATGGCGGCATCTCGGAGTGACAGCAAGACTGTCACTAGAGAGCCTAGCGCAGAGAGTGGCGGATGGCAGGGCAGAGTTGCCATCCCTCCAGTTTAGTTGTCTCCAAcactctgcattcttcaaatttgtccattgcaatcattatttcatgcgaagtcgtagtatgcgacatcgacaatttttctattttgttcttcaaattttacaactgtaaaaatagttccacctttcatttattatcttgcatttggcaagcagggtgggcactattggagcttcagttgaaaaaaaaatagatattgttgcgagaattacattttgtgcaatgtgttcaagagatgtcgctagtacatcgtggacgatgatttttttagattttcttcaagctgtaacgtttgtttgtatgtgctgcgaagtctgttacaatagaaaccgaaaatttcagaaaggaattgtactgttaagaattttttttaggttacataggcgtcaatattcgtcacgccgacacacgccggcgcgccgccgccgatagggtccaacggcgtgacgccgccaacgccgccgccgccgaccaaaaatgtcgcttacgccgccgccgattaaaaatgcatcggcgcacacctctaattgAGAAATACTtatagacatcgaaaattgattcAATATCTTGTGCCAGAGGCGGTATTTAATTTTGATTGCTTCCC carries:
- the LOC131686937 gene encoding uncharacterized protein LOC131686937; this encodes MENGQIPHDNDREQVPPAADPLIVQFMHLMQQQQLQHQQLMAQFLQRQQQNDEQQQAFFRSAVSSIHVQVPPNPEQILDSLAGNVKEFRYDADNSVTFAAWYSRYEDLFEKDAARLDDEAKVRLLLRKLGAVEHERKRCRNPYTAAFQD
- the LOC131691627 gene encoding uncharacterized protein K02A2.6-like — its product is MIESATCFGQVNVIKQRSSDKRFNKRDQPSSKPAANDTRKKPDTPCWFCGAFHYVRDCTFKNHKCSECKQFGHREGYCNSSKKSQRSSRKGNHSVASKMVVVNVCNVQKRRRFVSVTLDGTQVRLQLDTASDITVISQQIWKKIGSPRLSPATVKAKAASGNILPLDGEFNCDITIGENTRTQIIRVTEKPLHLLGSDLVDSFHLWSIPMDTFCCQVTSTPSTSGTLKATYPKVFSEKLGLCNRTKVKFEVKEQCKPVFCAKRPVAYAMYSAVDQELDRLEKLNIITLVDYSEWAAPIVVVRKANGNIRICGDYSTGLNSALQPHLYPLPLPEDIFAKLANCKIFSQIDLSDAFLQVEIDEQYRHLLTINTHRGLYHYNRLPPGVKVAPGVFQQLIDTMLAGLKGTSGYLDDVIVGGETQEEHDRNLEAVLQRIQDFGFTIRAEKCSFSKQQIRYLGHLFDRRGLQPDPVKVEAITKLPPPTDISGVRSFLGAINYYGKFVPNMRQLRYPIDNLLKSETKFVWNSECQQAFERFKQILSSGLLLTHYDPKQEIIVSADASSVGLGATISHKFPDGSIKVVQHASRALTKAEQNYSQPDREGLAIIFAVTKFHKMVFGRKFRLQTDHAPLLRIFGSKKGIPMYTANRLQRFALNLLLYDFDIEYVPTDKFGNADVLSRLINQHVKPEEDYVIASIILEEDVRSVAADTVNMLPLSFRVVAQSTQADPLLRKVFRYIQDGWPSSKTVDPELKRFHSRQESLTVVDGCILFAERLVIPSQYRKRCLDQLHRGHPGMQRMKAIARSYVYWPSIDDDIIGYVKACQHCASVSRSPPCAAPVPWPKTSGPWQRVHVDFAGPIEGEYYLIAVDSYSKWPEIVQTRRITSTATISILCGLFARLGMPVTLVSDNGTQFTSVEFAEFCVINGIEHITTPPFHPQSNGQAERFVDTFKRAVKKIREGRGSITDALDTFLLAYRSTPNRSAPEGKSPSELLFGRKIRTCLELLRPPPATEPKPIEKQHSQLRFFSRNDPVFAKVYARNSWKWSPGVIVERIGDVMYNIWVEDRRMLRSHINQLRSRTVTGSTTNTVGQQTRYAQLPLDILLDVWKLPNLPTDTTSQSSSTLQPTTSQCASSTPRCDQPPESVVSPSLSPLSSSSHATSSEFESAVEADPVAALPRRSSRVRRAPQWFDPFHLY